From the genome of Deinococcus sp. JMULE3, one region includes:
- a CDS encoding tetratricopeptide repeat protein, which yields MGDVDALQPYLPFLLNLLRLLAIIGLIHAIVTRQQVYWIVMLLFGALFGGLFGLAFAAVYTFMVLIPAARGGGRVAGQAVARGVEALKPLDTRIREAHERLTESDTLQHRADLAALQARAGRPDDAQATLAPLLSGIYADDPVVLLTSAELDLARSDFSAAEDKLTRVDLRTSAATRTRTLTLLAQAQDAQGKPDADQTYRDAITGATTEEPRARYAAYLIRQGRAEDARALLDQMAKTESRATNLYKRQEREWFQMAAGLRKEMK from the coding sequence ATGGGAGACGTGGACGCCCTGCAACCCTACCTGCCCTTCCTGCTGAACCTCCTGCGCCTGCTGGCGATCATCGGCCTGATCCACGCGATCGTCACGCGGCAGCAGGTGTACTGGATCGTCATGCTGCTGTTCGGCGCGCTGTTCGGCGGCCTGTTCGGACTGGCGTTCGCCGCCGTGTACACCTTCATGGTCCTGATCCCCGCCGCGCGCGGGGGTGGCCGCGTGGCCGGACAGGCCGTCGCGCGCGGCGTCGAGGCCCTCAAACCCCTCGACACCCGCATCCGCGAGGCGCACGAACGCCTGACGGAAAGCGACACCCTCCAGCACCGCGCCGACCTGGCCGCCCTGCAGGCCCGCGCGGGCCGCCCGGACGACGCGCAGGCCACCCTCGCGCCCCTCCTGAGCGGCATCTACGCCGACGATCCGGTCGTGCTGCTCACCAGTGCCGAACTGGACCTCGCCCGCAGTGACTTCAGCGCCGCCGAGGACAAACTCACCCGCGTGGACCTGCGCACCAGCGCCGCCACCCGCACCCGGACCCTCACCCTGCTGGCGCAGGCGCAGGACGCCCAGGGCAAACCCGACGCCGACCAGACCTACCGCGACGCCATCACGGGCGCCACCACCGAGGAACCCCGCGCCCGCTACGCCGCGTACCTCATCCGTCAGGGCCGCGCCGAGGACGCCCGCGCGCTGCTCGACCAGATGGCGAAGACCGAATCGCGCGCCACGAACCTCTACAAACGCCAGGAACGCGAGTGGTTCCAGATGGCTGCCGGGCTGCGCAAAGAGATGAAGTGA
- a CDS encoding DUF2239 family protein — MDADATFTTFDGPTRRLTAPLADTLTLLHAGPRAGLLTFDDRTGRSVDFDLSGTLDEVLARHLPPEPRSGPGRPKLGVVSREVSLLPRHWEWLERQRGGASAALRRLIDEARKADPDGERRAQAQAATDRFLGAVGGDLPGFEAATRALYAGQRVAFEAALAAWPPDIRTHALYLAAPAFGDV, encoded by the coding sequence ATGGATGCTGACGCGACCTTCACCACCTTCGACGGCCCCACCCGCCGTCTGACCGCGCCCCTCGCGGACACCCTCACCCTGCTGCACGCCGGGCCGCGCGCGGGCCTGCTGACCTTCGACGACCGCACGGGCCGCAGCGTGGATTTCGACCTGAGCGGCACCCTGGACGAGGTCCTGGCCCGCCACCTGCCGCCCGAGCCGCGCAGCGGGCCGGGTCGCCCGAAACTGGGCGTCGTGTCACGCGAGGTGTCGCTGCTGCCCCGGCACTGGGAGTGGCTTGAACGCCAGCGGGGCGGGGCGTCCGCCGCGCTGCGCCGCCTGATCGACGAGGCCCGAAAAGCCGACCCGGACGGTGAACGCCGCGCGCAGGCCCAGGCGGCCACCGACCGCTTCCTGGGCGCGGTGGGCGGGGACCTCCCGGGCTTTGAGGCCGCCACCCGCGCGCTGTACGCCGGGCAGCGCGTCGCGTTCGAGGCCGCGCTGGCCGCGTGGCCGCCGGACATCCGCACGCACGCCCTGTACCTCGCCGCGCCCGCTTTCGGGGACGTATGA
- a CDS encoding GIY-YIG nuclease family protein, with protein sequence MKHTPRPGIYRVQHVASGRSLIGGSVDAPAYLNRVRFELQLGSHRTPTLQRDWTQHGEAAFSFEVLDDLKPGPAGGMDPDDLEELLALWLEKLHLSPRQRY encoded by the coding sequence ATGAAGCACACGCCCCGCCCCGGCATCTACCGCGTGCAGCACGTCGCGTCGGGCCGCAGCCTGATCGGCGGCAGCGTGGACGCTCCCGCGTACCTGAACCGGGTCCGCTTCGAGTTACAGCTGGGATCGCACCGCACGCCCACCCTTCAGCGAGACTGGACGCAGCACGGCGAAGCGGCCTTCTCGTTCGAGGTGCTGGACGACCTGAAGCCCGGTCCGGCGGGCGGCATGGACCCGGACGACCTGGAGGAACTGCTCGCGTTATGGCTGGAGAAACTGCACCTGTCCCCCCGGCAGCGGTACTGA
- the rplL gene encoding 50S ribosomal protein L7/L12, whose product MAYDKQALIDQLGTLTIMELADLIDGLKETWGVTAAVAAGPAAAAGPVAEEKTEFDVVLVDAGASKINVIKEIRAITGLGLKEAKDMSEKGGVLKEGASKDEAEKIKGQLEAAGAKVELK is encoded by the coding sequence ATGGCTTACGACAAACAGGCTCTGATCGACCAGCTCGGCACCCTCACCATCATGGAACTCGCGGACCTCATCGACGGTCTGAAGGAAACCTGGGGCGTCACCGCCGCCGTCGCCGCCGGCCCCGCCGCCGCTGCCGGCCCCGTCGCCGAAGAGAAGACCGAGTTCGACGTCGTCCTGGTGGACGCCGGCGCGAGCAAGATCAACGTCATTAAGGAAATCCGCGCCATCACCGGCCTGGGCCTCAAGGAAGCCAAGGACATGAGCGAGAAGGGCGGCGTGCTGAAGGAAGGCGCCAGCAAGGACGAAGCCGAGAAGATCAAGGGCCAGCTGGAAGCCGCTGGCGCCAAGGTCGAACTCAAGTAA
- the rplJ gene encoding 50S ribosomal protein L10: MANEKNQQTLSSLKGSLSGVETFYVVDYQGLTAGQLGKLRKDIREKGGQLIVAKNTLINLALQDSGRDFTDALKGPSAIVVAQDDPAGVAKALSDAAKGNDKGIPAVKAGFVEGNRVDVKVVERLASLGSKQSLQGELVGVLSAHLSNFVGILEAYKEKLEGQA, from the coding sequence GTGGCGAACGAAAAGAACCAGCAGACCCTCAGCAGCCTGAAAGGCAGCCTCTCGGGCGTCGAGACGTTCTACGTCGTCGACTACCAGGGCCTGACCGCCGGACAGCTGGGTAAACTGCGCAAAGACATCCGCGAGAAGGGCGGGCAGCTCATCGTTGCCAAGAACACCCTGATCAACCTGGCCCTCCAGGACAGCGGCCGTGACTTCACGGACGCCCTGAAAGGCCCCAGCGCCATCGTCGTGGCTCAGGACGACCCCGCCGGAGTGGCCAAGGCCCTCAGCGACGCCGCCAAGGGCAACGACAAGGGCATCCCCGCCGTGAAAGCCGGCTTCGTCGAAGGCAACCGCGTGGACGTGAAAGTTGTGGAACGTCTCGCCAGCCTCGGCAGCAAGCAGAGCCTGCAGGGCGAACTGGTCGGCGTGCTCAGCGCCCACCTCAGCAACTTCGTGGGCATCCTCGAAGCGTACAAAGAAAAACTCGAAGGCCAGGCCTAA
- the rplA gene encoding 50S ribosomal protein L1 produces the protein MPKHGKRYQALTAKVDRSKQYTIDEAAALVKDIASAKFDETVEVHFRLGIDPRKSDQNVRGTVALPHGTGRTVRVAVITKGDNVQAAEAAGADVVGSDELIERIAGGFMDFDAVVATPDMMAQVGQKLARLLGPRGLLPNPKSGTVGPDVTGMVKGLKAGRIEFRNDKTGVVHAPIGKASFEPGNLSANYSALISALEAAKPGSAKGVFLRSAYLTTTMGPSIQLTLSGGSNA, from the coding sequence ATGCCTAAGCACGGCAAGCGTTACCAGGCGCTGACCGCCAAGGTCGACCGCAGCAAGCAGTACACCATCGACGAGGCCGCCGCGCTGGTCAAGGACATCGCCAGCGCGAAGTTCGACGAGACCGTCGAAGTGCACTTCCGTCTGGGCATCGACCCCCGCAAGAGCGACCAGAACGTGCGTGGCACCGTCGCGCTGCCCCACGGCACCGGCCGCACCGTGCGCGTCGCCGTGATCACCAAGGGTGACAACGTGCAGGCCGCCGAGGCCGCTGGCGCCGACGTGGTCGGCAGCGACGAGCTGATCGAACGCATCGCCGGTGGGTTCATGGACTTCGACGCCGTCGTCGCCACCCCCGACATGATGGCCCAGGTCGGCCAGAAGCTCGCGCGTCTGCTCGGGCCCCGCGGCCTGCTCCCCAACCCCAAGAGCGGCACCGTCGGCCCCGACGTGACCGGTATGGTCAAGGGCCTCAAGGCCGGCCGCATCGAGTTCCGTAACGACAAGACCGGCGTCGTGCACGCCCCCATCGGCAAGGCCAGCTTCGAACCCGGCAACCTCAGCGCCAACTACAGCGCGCTGATCAGTGCGCTGGAAGCCGCCAAGCCCGGCAGCGCCAAGGGCGTGTTCCTGCGCAGCGCGTACCTGACCACCACCATGGGCCCCAGCATCCAGCTGACCCTCAGCGGCGGCAGCAACGCCTAA
- the rplK gene encoding 50S ribosomal protein L11, which yields MKKVAGLVKLQLPAGKATPAPPVGPALGQYGANIMEFTKAFNAQTADKGDAIIPVEITIYADRSFTFITKTPPMSYLIRKAAGLAKGSATPNKAKVGKLNWDQVLEIAKTKMPDLNAGSIEAAANTVAGTARSMGVTIEGAPNA from the coding sequence ATGAAGAAAGTCGCAGGGCTTGTCAAACTGCAGCTCCCGGCGGGCAAGGCCACCCCGGCCCCCCCCGTGGGTCCCGCGCTCGGTCAGTACGGCGCGAACATCATGGAGTTCACGAAGGCGTTCAACGCGCAGACGGCCGACAAGGGTGACGCGATCATCCCCGTCGAGATCACCATCTACGCCGACCGCTCCTTCACCTTCATCACCAAGACCCCTCCCATGAGCTACCTGATCCGCAAGGCCGCAGGTCTGGCCAAGGGCAGCGCGACCCCCAACAAGGCCAAGGTCGGCAAGCTGAACTGGGATCAGGTCCTGGAAATCGCCAAGACCAAGATGCCTGACCTGAACGCGGGCAGCATCGAAGCCGCCGCGAACACCGTCGCCGGCACCGCCCGCTCCATGGGCGTGACCATCGAGGGGGCCCCCAATGCCTAA
- the nusG gene encoding transcription termination/antitermination protein NusG yields MSIEWYAVHTYVGQEDRVQQHLMERAAKLGMRGTKIFQVIQPEEKAVELQEGGKKVEVTRKLFPGYVFVQMDVEDDDAPGELGESWEVVRGTNGVTGFVGTATRPVPLSHEEVQRLLASVGVATQPVQEEAPKVKVDFKAGDMVRVTGGPFADFSGVISEVNIPQAKVKVLVSIFGRETPVELDFGQVAK; encoded by the coding sequence ATGAGTATCGAATGGTACGCCGTGCACACCTACGTCGGTCAGGAAGACCGCGTGCAGCAGCACCTGATGGAACGCGCGGCCAAGCTCGGCATGCGCGGCACCAAGATCTTCCAGGTCATCCAGCCGGAAGAGAAGGCGGTCGAACTGCAGGAGGGCGGCAAGAAGGTCGAGGTCACGCGCAAGCTGTTCCCCGGCTACGTCTTCGTGCAGATGGACGTCGAGGATGACGACGCGCCCGGCGAACTGGGCGAGTCCTGGGAAGTCGTGCGCGGCACCAACGGCGTGACCGGCTTCGTCGGCACCGCCACCCGCCCCGTGCCCCTGTCGCACGAGGAAGTCCAGCGCCTGCTGGCCAGCGTCGGCGTCGCCACGCAGCCCGTGCAGGAAGAGGCCCCCAAGGTCAAGGTGGACTTCAAGGCCGGGGACATGGTGCGCGTCACGGGCGGTCCGTTCGCGGACTTCAGCGGCGTCATCAGCGAGGTCAACATTCCCCAGGCGAAGGTCAAGGTGCTCGTCAGCATCTTCGGCCGCGAGACCCCGGTGGAACTCGACTTCGGTCAGGTCGCCAAGTAA
- the secE gene encoding preprotein translocase subunit SecE — protein MNLIQYFRDSRAELSRVSWPTRQQVLEGTQAVLIFVVALTLIVYALDLLFGNLIRLVLS, from the coding sequence ATGAACTTGATTCAGTACTTCCGCGACTCCCGCGCTGAACTCTCGCGCGTGTCGTGGCCGACCCGCCAGCAGGTGCTGGAAGGCACGCAGGCCGTGCTGATCTTCGTCGTCGCCCTCACCCTGATCGTGTACGCCCTCGACCTGCTGTTCGGGAACCTGATCCGGCTGGTGCTGTCATGA
- the rpmG gene encoding 50S ribosomal protein L33 codes for MAKDGPRIIVKMESSAGTGFYYTTTKNRRNTQAKMELRKYDPVAKKHVVFKEKKV; via the coding sequence ATGGCGAAAGACGGCCCCCGCATCATCGTGAAAATGGAAAGCAGCGCCGGCACCGGCTTCTACTACACGACCACCAAGAACCGCCGCAACACCCAGGCGAAGATGGAACTGCGCAAGTACGACCCCGTCGCCAAGAAGCACGTGGTCTTCAAAGAGAAGAAGGTCTGA
- the tuf gene encoding elongation factor Tu: MAKGTFERTKPHVNVGTIGHVDHGKTTLTAAITFTAAAMDPTIEKLAYDQIDKAPEEKARGITINTAHVEYNTPTRHYSHVDCPGHADYVKNMITGAAQMDGAILVVSSADGPMPQTREHILLARQVGVPYIVVFMNKVDMVDDEELLELVEMEVRELLSKYEFPGDDLPVIKGSALQALEALQANPKTARGENNWVDRIWELLDAVDSYIPTPERATDKTFLMPVEDVFTITGRGTVATGRVERGVVKVQDEVEIIGLRDTKKTTVTGIEMHRKLLDSGMAGDNVGVLLRGVARDDVERGQVLAKPGSIKPHTKFEASVYVLSKDEGGRHSAFFGGYRPQFYFRTTDVTGVVELPEGVEMVMPGDNITFVVELIKPIAMEEGLRFAIREGGRTVGAGVVAKVIE, encoded by the coding sequence ATGGCTAAAGGAACGTTCGAGCGCACCAAGCCCCACGTGAACGTGGGCACCATCGGTCACGTCGACCACGGCAAGACCACCCTGACCGCCGCGATCACCTTCACGGCCGCCGCGATGGACCCCACCATCGAAAAGCTGGCCTACGACCAGATCGACAAGGCCCCCGAAGAAAAGGCCCGCGGCATCACCATCAACACCGCCCACGTCGAATACAACACCCCCACCCGCCACTACAGCCACGTTGACTGCCCCGGCCACGCCGACTACGTCAAGAACATGATCACCGGAGCCGCCCAGATGGACGGCGCCATCCTCGTCGTGTCCAGCGCTGACGGCCCCATGCCCCAGACCCGCGAGCACATCCTGCTCGCCCGTCAGGTCGGCGTGCCCTACATCGTCGTGTTCATGAACAAAGTGGACATGGTCGACGACGAAGAACTCCTCGAGCTCGTCGAAATGGAAGTCCGTGAACTGCTGAGCAAGTACGAGTTCCCCGGCGACGACCTGCCCGTCATCAAGGGCAGCGCGCTGCAGGCCCTCGAAGCCCTGCAGGCCAACCCCAAGACCGCCCGCGGCGAGAACAACTGGGTTGACCGCATCTGGGAACTGCTCGACGCGGTGGACAGCTACATCCCCACCCCCGAGCGCGCCACCGACAAGACCTTCCTGATGCCCGTCGAAGACGTGTTCACGATCACCGGTCGTGGCACCGTGGCGACCGGCCGCGTGGAACGTGGCGTCGTGAAGGTCCAGGACGAAGTGGAAATCATCGGTCTGCGCGACACGAAGAAGACCACCGTGACCGGGATCGAAATGCACCGCAAGCTGCTGGACAGCGGCATGGCGGGCGACAACGTGGGCGTGCTGCTGCGCGGCGTGGCGCGTGACGACGTGGAACGCGGGCAGGTGCTGGCGAAGCCCGGCAGCATCAAGCCGCACACGAAGTTCGAAGCGAGCGTGTACGTGCTGAGCAAGGACGAAGGCGGGCGTCACAGCGCGTTCTTCGGCGGGTACCGCCCCCAGTTCTACTTCCGCACGACGGACGTGACGGGCGTGGTGGAACTGCCCGAAGGCGTGGAGATGGTCATGCCCGGCGATAACATCACGTTCGTGGTGGAACTGATCAAGCCGATCGCGATGGAAGAAGGTCTGCGCTTCGCGATCCGCGAAGGTGGCCGTACCGTCGGCGCCGGCGTCGTCGCCAAGGTCATCGAGTAA
- a CDS encoding ABC transporter ATP-binding protein yields the protein MDSFRSLLPYLRLHTRQYVIGLIAVVIATAVNLLPYYLIRLTIDGLTGQVDGNAATPGITAATAGLYALGVVAAALTAGFFMLVMRRNIVVASRQSEYEIRRDLFGHLQTLDKPYYDRARTGDLMNRLTGDLNAVREMLGFGAWQIVNIVAGFVSAFAVMFSLSWRLTLIVVAIVPVIVGVLTYLARQINVRHRLAQEQNSLISAKAQENFSGARIVKGYAIEDREIDDYRAMNLELLRRNIALTKVDGPLRSFMSLLLGLAFGLILLVGGRLILEPGSTFTVGMFVQFVGTLERLTFPMLMIGWITSITQRGLASWLRLKEILDAQPLVRDEPGRTDPNIRALQGDLSFENVTLKYGQTTVLNGVNLHVPAGTFLGITGPTGSGKTLLGQLLTRAMDPTSGTVRLDGHDLRSVPLSVLRDAISVVPQEPFLFGDSIANNIGFGIEARDLPSVPTGVSVVGAPPPDDIPQTPDPARVRDAARLAGLLGDVEDFPQGFDTMLGERGVTLSGGQRQRTAIARAIVREPAILILDDSLSAVDTETERRIVDGLREVSQGRTVILIAHRVSTLRHADQIVVLEEGRVTEQGSHDDLLAQNGHYAQLERLQRLASDLDSDDDAIADPEAAADQLEHQKVNR from the coding sequence TTGGACAGTTTCCGCTCCCTGCTCCCGTACCTGCGCCTGCACACCCGCCAGTACGTGATCGGGCTCATCGCCGTGGTCATCGCCACCGCCGTGAACCTGCTGCCGTACTACCTGATCCGCCTGACCATCGACGGCCTGACCGGGCAGGTGGACGGCAACGCCGCCACGCCCGGCATCACTGCCGCCACCGCCGGGCTGTACGCCCTGGGCGTCGTCGCCGCTGCCCTGACCGCCGGTTTCTTCATGCTGGTCATGCGCCGCAACATCGTCGTGGCGTCCCGCCAGTCCGAGTACGAGATCCGCCGCGACCTGTTCGGGCACCTGCAGACCCTCGACAAGCCCTACTACGACCGCGCCCGCACCGGCGACCTGATGAACCGCCTGACCGGCGACCTGAACGCCGTGCGCGAGATGCTGGGCTTCGGCGCGTGGCAGATCGTGAACATCGTCGCGGGCTTCGTGTCGGCCTTCGCGGTCATGTTCAGCCTCAGCTGGCGCCTGACGCTGATCGTCGTGGCGATCGTGCCGGTCATCGTGGGCGTCCTGACGTACCTCGCGCGGCAGATCAACGTCCGCCACCGCCTCGCGCAGGAACAGAACTCGCTGATCTCCGCCAAGGCGCAGGAGAACTTCAGTGGCGCCCGCATCGTCAAGGGCTACGCCATCGAGGACCGCGAGATCGACGACTACCGCGCCATGAACCTCGAACTGCTGCGCCGCAACATTGCCCTGACCAAGGTGGACGGCCCGCTGCGCTCCTTCATGAGCCTGCTGCTGGGCCTCGCGTTCGGGCTGATCCTGCTCGTCGGGGGCCGCCTGATCCTCGAACCCGGCAGTACCTTCACGGTCGGGATGTTCGTGCAGTTCGTCGGCACGCTGGAACGCCTGACCTTCCCCATGCTGATGATCGGCTGGATCACCAGCATCACCCAGCGCGGGCTGGCCTCCTGGCTGCGCCTCAAGGAGATCCTCGACGCGCAGCCGCTCGTGCGGGACGAACCCGGCCGCACCGACCCCAACATCCGCGCGCTGCAGGGTGACCTCAGCTTCGAGAACGTCACCCTGAAGTACGGGCAGACGACCGTCCTGAACGGCGTGAACCTGCACGTGCCCGCCGGGACGTTCCTGGGCATCACCGGCCCCACCGGCAGCGGCAAGACCCTGCTGGGCCAGCTGCTGACCCGAGCCATGGACCCCACGAGCGGCACCGTCCGCCTCGACGGCCACGACCTGCGCAGCGTCCCCCTGAGCGTCCTGCGCGACGCGATCAGCGTCGTCCCGCAGGAACCCTTCCTGTTCGGCGACAGCATCGCCAACAACATCGGCTTCGGCATCGAGGCCCGCGACCTGCCCAGCGTACCCACCGGCGTCAGCGTGGTCGGCGCGCCCCCACCCGACGACATCCCCCAGACGCCCGACCCGGCCCGCGTGCGCGACGCCGCCCGACTGGCGGGCCTGCTCGGCGACGTGGAGGACTTCCCGCAGGGCTTCGACACCATGCTCGGCGAGCGCGGCGTCACCCTCAGCGGCGGGCAGCGGCAGCGCACTGCCATCGCCCGCGCCATCGTGCGTGAACCCGCCATCCTGATCCTCGACGACTCGCTGAGCGCCGTGGACACCGAGACCGAACGCCGCATCGTGGACGGCCTGCGCGAGGTCAGCCAGGGCCGCACCGTCATCCTGATCGCCCACCGCGTCAGCACCCTGCGCCACGCCGACCAGATCGTCGTGCTCGAGGAGGGCCGCGTGACCGAACAGGGCAGCCACGACGACCTGCTCGCCCAGAACGGCCACTACGCGCAGCTGGAACGCCTCCAGCGCCTCGCCAGCGATCTGGACAGCGACGACGACGCCATCGCCGACCCGGAAGCCGCCGCCGACCAGCTCGAACATCAGAAGGTGAACCGATGA
- a CDS encoding ABC transporter ATP-binding protein has product MTRPDTDAYQKGFDAQLVRRILHYVRPYLPLVIGGVLLALLISLASPLFALIQRHAIDAYLSPLAQGQATSRDALISGLTTTALAYMGLKVVEFALQYGFILTIGYLGQNVLRDIRADVFSKLQRLHLAYFDQNPVGRLITRVTSDVDAINQFITGGLVSLIQSTFIIVVYVVIMLSVNWRLALISFTVLPVLFLATRFFQTRLRDSFRVTRTQQAIVNSKLNENITGMLTVQLFARQKRSALDFNLSNRALLSANENSVKWFSLFMPVVAVLAQVAVALILYFAARQILGVDGVVAGAITVGTLFAFVQLSQQLFQPIQDLADVFNNLQAAMASSERIFGVLDTEEAIQDKPGAKTLPDFQGRVTFDKVWFAYDQDVTGTTPDTDDRWILRGIDLDIQPGESVALVGATGAGKTSVTALVSRFYDVQRGAVKVDGVNVRDLQQHDLRKHVGVVLQDVFLFAGTIESNLTLNNPAIPHERVVEACRYVGVHDYILSLEDGYQTEVRERGATLSTGQKQLLAFARALIQNPDILLVLDEATANVDTETELRIQAALERVMRGRTSIIIAHRLSTIEHCDRIVVMRKGRIVEQGSHRQLLDKGGYYAKLHRLQYAQGDAAD; this is encoded by the coding sequence ATGACCCGCCCCGATACCGACGCCTACCAGAAGGGCTTCGACGCGCAGCTCGTGCGGCGCATCCTGCACTACGTCCGCCCCTACCTCCCGCTCGTGATCGGCGGCGTGCTGCTGGCCCTGCTGATCTCACTGGCCTCCCCGCTGTTCGCCCTGATCCAGCGGCACGCCATCGACGCGTACCTCTCGCCGCTGGCCCAGGGGCAGGCCACCAGCCGCGACGCGCTGATCAGCGGCCTGACCACCACCGCCCTGGCCTACATGGGCCTGAAAGTCGTGGAATTCGCCCTGCAGTACGGCTTCATCCTGACCATCGGCTACCTGGGCCAGAACGTCCTGCGTGACATCCGCGCCGACGTGTTCAGCAAACTGCAACGCCTGCACCTCGCGTACTTCGACCAGAACCCCGTCGGACGCCTGATCACCCGAGTCACCAGCGACGTGGACGCCATCAACCAGTTCATCACCGGCGGCCTCGTCAGCCTGATCCAGAGCACGTTTATCATCGTCGTGTACGTCGTGATCATGCTCAGCGTGAACTGGCGCCTGGCGCTGATCTCGTTCACGGTGCTGCCCGTCCTGTTCCTCGCCACCCGTTTCTTCCAGACCCGCCTGCGCGACTCGTTCCGCGTGACCCGCACCCAGCAGGCCATCGTGAACAGCAAACTGAACGAGAACATCACCGGCATGCTCACCGTGCAGCTGTTCGCCCGGCAGAAACGCAGCGCGCTGGACTTCAACCTCAGCAACCGCGCCCTGCTGAGCGCCAATGAGAACAGCGTCAAGTGGTTCTCGCTGTTCATGCCCGTCGTCGCCGTGCTCGCCCAGGTGGCCGTCGCCCTGATCCTGTACTTCGCCGCCCGGCAGATCCTCGGCGTGGACGGCGTGGTCGCCGGGGCCATCACCGTCGGGACGCTGTTCGCGTTCGTGCAGCTTTCGCAGCAGCTGTTCCAGCCCATCCAGGACCTCGCGGACGTGTTCAACAACCTGCAGGCGGCCATGGCCAGCAGCGAACGCATCTTCGGCGTACTCGACACCGAGGAAGCCATCCAGGACAAACCCGGCGCCAAGACCCTGCCGGACTTCCAGGGCCGCGTCACCTTCGACAAAGTCTGGTTCGCGTACGACCAGGACGTCACCGGCACCACCCCCGACACCGACGACCGCTGGATCCTGCGCGGCATCGACCTCGACATCCAGCCCGGCGAGAGCGTCGCCCTGGTCGGCGCGACCGGCGCGGGCAAGACCAGCGTCACCGCCCTCGTCAGCCGCTTCTACGACGTGCAGCGCGGCGCGGTGAAGGTGGACGGCGTGAACGTTCGCGACCTGCAGCAGCACGACCTGCGCAAACACGTGGGCGTCGTGCTGCAGGACGTGTTTCTCTTCGCGGGCACCATCGAGAGCAACCTCACCCTGAACAACCCCGCCATTCCCCACGAACGCGTCGTGGAAGCCTGCCGCTACGTCGGCGTGCACGACTACATCCTCAGCCTGGAGGACGGCTACCAGACCGAGGTCCGCGAACGTGGTGCCACCCTGTCCACCGGGCAGAAGCAACTGCTGGCCTTCGCCCGCGCGCTGATCCAGAACCCGGACATCCTGCTCGTGCTCGACGAGGCCACCGCCAACGTGGACACCGAAACCGAACTGCGCATCCAGGCCGCGCTGGAACGCGTCATGCGCGGCCGCACCAGCATCATCATCGCGCACCGCCTCAGCACCATCGAACACTGCGACCGGATCGTCGTCATGCGCAAGGGCCGCATCGTCGAACAGGGCAGCCACCGCCAGCTGCTCGACAAGGGCGGCTACTACGCCAAACTCCACCGCCTCCAGTACGCGCAGGGCGACGCCGCCGACTGA
- the tsaB gene encoding tRNA (adenosine(37)-N6)-threonylcarbamoyltransferase complex dimerization subunit type 1 TsaB: protein MTEHAAPVSLKPDVTLALDTATPWLTLALVWPGGSLGVSREVDRAHAELLPGAVQALFAQAGLPLRADAVVIGTGPGSYTGVRVGASYALGLGRVWDAPVLGVSTLEALVGGDGVQGVSLDARKGNVYAARYDVQGGVVRATLMPPTRLPLEEFQAGLDGAPHHADTVPDGLALLRAGLDHGARDWALAYL from the coding sequence ATGACTGAGCACGCTGCCCCTGTCTCCCTGAAGCCGGATGTGACCCTGGCGCTGGACACGGCGACGCCGTGGCTGACGCTGGCGCTGGTGTGGCCGGGCGGGTCGCTGGGGGTGTCGCGTGAGGTGGACCGCGCGCACGCGGAGTTGCTGCCGGGCGCGGTGCAGGCGCTGTTCGCCCAGGCCGGACTGCCCCTGCGGGCGGACGCGGTCGTGATCGGCACGGGGCCGGGGTCGTACACGGGCGTGCGGGTGGGCGCGAGTTACGCGCTTGGCCTGGGGCGGGTGTGGGACGCGCCGGTCCTGGGGGTCAGCACGCTGGAGGCGCTGGTGGGAGGGGACGGCGTGCAGGGCGTGTCGCTGGATGCCCGCAAGGGGAACGTGTATGCCGCGCGCTACGACGTGCAGGGGGGCGTGGTGCGCGCGACGTTGATGCCGCCCACGCGCCTGCCGCTGGAGGAGTTCCAGGCGGGGCTGGACGGCGCGCCTCACCACGCGGACACCGTGCCGGATGGGCTCGCGCTGCTGCGCGCCGGGCTGGATCACGGCGCGCGGGACTGGGCGCTGGCGTACCTGTAG